TTTCAGGAATGTATTGGAGACGCCACTGATGACACGTCTGAATATAGGCAGCTGCTTCTGTGGCTGATCTGAAACTGATTGGATGTTTTCACTGGTTTTCTGTTCAGGTGGCTGCTGGTTCAGCTGCTCCAGTTTAAGCTGCAGGTCGGTGTTCATATTCTTCAAGTCAGTATTTTTCTGCTCCAGGATCTCGTTTTGCTGCTCCAAGGCAGTGTTTAAATTCTCCAAGAGAGTACATTTCTGCTCCAGAGTGGTGCTGTTCAGCGTCAGGGCGGTGTTTATCTGTTCCAAGAAGTTGCTTTTCTCCTCCAAGGAGGCTCTTTTCTGCTCCAAGACGGTGTTTATCTCGTCGAAAATGGTGTTTTCCAGCTCCAGGGTATTTCTTTCCCTTTCCAGGGCATGGTTTATATGTTTCAGAGTGGTGTTTTTATTCCCTAGAGCagttttttccttctccagggtacttttttctttctccagggTGTTGATTCTCTGTTCCAGAGCGGTGCTTTTCTGCCCTAAGGCAGTTTTTTCCTGCTCCAgggtatttttttccttctccagggCATTGATTCTCTGCTGAAGAGCGGTGCTTTTCTGCCCTAGGGCAGTTTTCTCCTGCTCCAgggtatttttttccttctccagggCATTGATTCTCTGCTGAAGAGCGGTGCTTTTCTGCCCTAGGGCAGTTTTCTCCTGCTCCAGGGTATCTTTGTCCTTCTCCAGGGCATTGATTCTCTGCTGAAGAGCGGTGCTTTTCTGCCCTAGGGCAGTTTTTTCCTGCTCCAGggtatttttgtccttttccagGGCATTGATTCTCTGCTTCAGGGAGGTGCTTTTGTTCTCCAAGGCAGTGGTATTCTGCTCCAGGGTGGTGTTGTTCTCCTTTAAGGTTCTGTTTATG
Above is a genomic segment from Xiphophorus couchianus chromosome 20, X_couchianus-1.0, whole genome shotgun sequence containing:
- the LOC114135019 gene encoding golgin IMH1-like, translating into MKAFRDKEANPNTQVKKIIEKFLDLSREKGSTMSRSSKTSSCDSGKEKVQQTLAKETQKLHGILKEVGMMSIVKQSLIEGNEELNMQVLNIEQATFEKDKLRDKDEELNKLLHINRTLKENNTTLEQNTTALENKSTSLKQRINALEKDKNTLEQEKTALGQKSTALQQRINALEKDKDTLEQEKTALGQKSTALQQRINALEKEKNTLEQEKTALGQKSTALQQRINALEKEKNTLEQEKTALGQKSTALEQRINTLEKEKSTLEKEKTALGNKNTTLKHINHALERERNTLELENTIFDEINTVLEQKRASLEEKSNFLEQINTALTLNSTTLEQKCTLLENLNTALEQQNEILEQKNTDLKNMNTDLQLKLEQLNQQPPEQKTSENIQSVSDQPQKQLPIFRRVISGVSNTFLKMYQTGTLRYWIDTWYF